The Montipora capricornis isolate CH-2021 chromosome 3, ASM3666992v2, whole genome shotgun sequence genome window below encodes:
- the LOC138041031 gene encoding RNA-binding region-containing protein 3-like isoform X1: MADCRSSKLLVRHLPSKLNVNDKIDLLKHFGAKDVICMERRGKMRDAAFVEFPSQAEAAQALSQLHQIEVLGSRLTVEYAKPYHEHLAARQCSRISPQTEFDDDDVKNGKEPKKPDSEQSSKEKVKSSLQGLAPGLGIHYIANPSLSYMYPPANATILTNIAHTLACVPRFYIQVLHLMNKMNLPAPFGQRTPTPPLLSDSTGERQVTAVSSDDDKSMSSEESEIESDEEEREKRAKKRAENIQRMSVAKPAAGSKKRHKVVLHPAQPPSKKVRPASSSKLTTIDKAFEQPTGQPKKIEFKLMDTNIFDSGASDTVAASNANPLEAEGFGRFAPPAEETDACRPDNEEEEGELLSEESDEFVTSSELRRNRVSSKEMSEISAFKNYIEGEPTCRLYIKNLAKHVDEKDLKYVFGRYIDHSIEDEKNRFDIRLMKEGRMKGQAFITLPSEAKAKKALRDAHGYILHGKPMVIQFARSAKAKEKT; encoded by the exons ATGGCTGACTGCCGATCATCAAAGTTGTTGGTGAGACATTTACCTTCTAAGTTAAATGTCAACGATAAAATCGACTTGCTGAAACATTTTGGAGCTAAAGATGTCATTTGCATGGAAAGAAGAGGGAAAATG CGAGATgctgcttttgttgaatttccCAGTCAAGCAGAAGCTGCTCAG GCCTTGTCCCAGTTGCATCAGATAGAGGTACTTGGAAGCAGATTAACAGTCGAGTATGCTAAACCTTATCATGAACACCTCGCGGCACGGCAGTGTAGCAG AATTTCCCCTCAAACAgaatttgatgatgatgatgtcaaaAACGGGAAGGAACCTAAAAAGCCAGATTCAGAACAGAGCAgcaaagaaaaagtgaaatcCAGTTTACAAGGATTGGCACCAGGCCTAGG AATCCACTACATCGCTAATCCAAGCTTGTCTTATATGTATCCTCCTGCAAATGCTACAATCCTGACTAACATAGCTCACACGCTGGCTTGTGTTCCAAGGTTCTACATTCAG GTTTTGCATTTGATGAATAAAATGAACCTTCCAGCTCCATTTGGTCAGAGGACCCCCACCCCACCTTTG CTTAGTGACTCAACGGGAGAACGACAGGTCACGGCAGTTTCATCAGATGATGACAAATCCATGTCTAGCGAAGAGTCTGAAATTGAAAGTGatgaagaggaaagagaaaaaag aGCTAAAAAAAGAGCTGAAAATATTCAGCGAATGTCAGTTGCCAAACCAGCTGCTGGTTCTAAAAAGAGACACAAGGTCGTCCTTCATCCAGCACAGCCGCCATCTAAGAAGGTTCGACCAGCATCGTCATCTAAACTCACGACCATAGATAAAGCATTTGAACAGCCAACTGGTCAACCAAAGAAGATAGAATTTAAACTCATGGATACTAATATATTTGATTCTGGAGCATCTGACACCGTAGCAG CTTCTAATGCAAATCCCTTGGAGGCAGAAGGCTTTGGCAGATTTGCACCTCCAGCTGAAGAAACAGATGCATGCCGTCCTGATAATGAAGAAGAGGAAGGGGAGTTGCTTTCTGAGGAAAGTGACGAGTTTGTAACATCTTCAGAACTGCGCAGGAATAGAGTCAGCAGCAAAG AAATGTCCGAGATTTCTGCCTTCAAGAATTACATTGAAGGGGAGCCCACGTGCAGACTATACATCAAGAATTTAGCTAAACATGTTGATGAAAAG gaTCTCAAGTACGTATTTGGTCGGTACATAGATCACAGCATCGAGGACGAAAAGAACAG atttgacATTCGACTTATGAAAGAAGGACGCATGAAAGGCCAGGCATTCATTACATTACCGAGTGAAGCGAAAGCCAAGAAGGCTTTAAGAGATGCTCATGGCTACATCCTCCATGGCAAACCCATGGTTATA CAATTTGCAAGATCAGCAAAAGCGAAAGAAAAGACTTAA
- the LOC138041031 gene encoding RNA-binding region-containing protein 3-like isoform X2 codes for MDQWINIYSLTRQKRLRICTTLARGMKRDAAFVEFPSQAEAAQALSQLHQIEVLGSRLTVEYAKPYHEHLAARQCSRISPQTEFDDDDVKNGKEPKKPDSEQSSKEKVKSSLQGLAPGLGIHYIANPSLSYMYPPANATILTNIAHTLACVPRFYIQVLHLMNKMNLPAPFGQRTPTPPLLSDSTGERQVTAVSSDDDKSMSSEESEIESDEEEREKRAKKRAENIQRMSVAKPAAGSKKRHKVVLHPAQPPSKKVRPASSSKLTTIDKAFEQPTGQPKKIEFKLMDTNIFDSGASDTVAASNANPLEAEGFGRFAPPAEETDACRPDNEEEEGELLSEESDEFVTSSELRRNRVSSKEMSEISAFKNYIEGEPTCRLYIKNLAKHVDEKDLKYVFGRYIDHSIEDEKNRFDIRLMKEGRMKGQAFITLPSEAKAKKALRDAHGYILHGKPMVIQFARSAKAKEKT; via the exons CGAGATgctgcttttgttgaatttccCAGTCAAGCAGAAGCTGCTCAG GCCTTGTCCCAGTTGCATCAGATAGAGGTACTTGGAAGCAGATTAACAGTCGAGTATGCTAAACCTTATCATGAACACCTCGCGGCACGGCAGTGTAGCAG AATTTCCCCTCAAACAgaatttgatgatgatgatgtcaaaAACGGGAAGGAACCTAAAAAGCCAGATTCAGAACAGAGCAgcaaagaaaaagtgaaatcCAGTTTACAAGGATTGGCACCAGGCCTAGG AATCCACTACATCGCTAATCCAAGCTTGTCTTATATGTATCCTCCTGCAAATGCTACAATCCTGACTAACATAGCTCACACGCTGGCTTGTGTTCCAAGGTTCTACATTCAG GTTTTGCATTTGATGAATAAAATGAACCTTCCAGCTCCATTTGGTCAGAGGACCCCCACCCCACCTTTG CTTAGTGACTCAACGGGAGAACGACAGGTCACGGCAGTTTCATCAGATGATGACAAATCCATGTCTAGCGAAGAGTCTGAAATTGAAAGTGatgaagaggaaagagaaaaaag aGCTAAAAAAAGAGCTGAAAATATTCAGCGAATGTCAGTTGCCAAACCAGCTGCTGGTTCTAAAAAGAGACACAAGGTCGTCCTTCATCCAGCACAGCCGCCATCTAAGAAGGTTCGACCAGCATCGTCATCTAAACTCACGACCATAGATAAAGCATTTGAACAGCCAACTGGTCAACCAAAGAAGATAGAATTTAAACTCATGGATACTAATATATTTGATTCTGGAGCATCTGACACCGTAGCAG CTTCTAATGCAAATCCCTTGGAGGCAGAAGGCTTTGGCAGATTTGCACCTCCAGCTGAAGAAACAGATGCATGCCGTCCTGATAATGAAGAAGAGGAAGGGGAGTTGCTTTCTGAGGAAAGTGACGAGTTTGTAACATCTTCAGAACTGCGCAGGAATAGAGTCAGCAGCAAAG AAATGTCCGAGATTTCTGCCTTCAAGAATTACATTGAAGGGGAGCCCACGTGCAGACTATACATCAAGAATTTAGCTAAACATGTTGATGAAAAG gaTCTCAAGTACGTATTTGGTCGGTACATAGATCACAGCATCGAGGACGAAAAGAACAG atttgacATTCGACTTATGAAAGAAGGACGCATGAAAGGCCAGGCATTCATTACATTACCGAGTGAAGCGAAAGCCAAGAAGGCTTTAAGAGATGCTCATGGCTACATCCTCCATGGCAAACCCATGGTTATA CAATTTGCAAGATCAGCAAAAGCGAAAGAAAAGACTTAA